A stretch of Candidatus Vicinibacter affinis DNA encodes these proteins:
- a CDS encoding 2,3-bisphosphoglycerate-independent phosphoglycerate mutase, with the protein MKKAMLMILDGWGIGQNDLADAIHAARTPYYDLLIDKYPNSSLVTYGPEVGLPDGQFGNSEVGHLNLGAGRVVYQDLGLIDKAFKSGEMSTNSEFLDLISYCEKHDKPLHIIGLVSDGGVHSHINHLFGLIDLLEATKVKTISIHAILDGRDTDPHSGIHFIEKTTNYLQGKRSRIVSIIGRYFAMDRDKRWERTKKAYDLYIHGIGKKTNDFCKAIIASYETGTTDEFLDAYCSINPVKINNEDAVLCFNFRTDRLRQLTEALTQNDFPEFDMSAHSLHYVTMTNYKEEYKNIRVLFGKQDILETLGETLSRYGLTQLRIAETEKYPHVSFFFNGGKESKFVGERRILIPSPKVATYDLQPEMSASTLTQSLLEDIQNNHPDFICINFANADMVGHTGVYNAVVKAIESVDSCLEKIIPFAQLNNYEIIILADHGNAEFMINTDGSPNTAHTMNPVPCILISNNKTLKLKNGKLADIAPTLLNLMELPVPEKMTGNSLI; encoded by the coding sequence ATGAAAAAAGCAATGCTCATGATTCTTGATGGATGGGGAATTGGCCAAAATGACTTGGCAGATGCAATCCACGCAGCTCGTACCCCATACTATGATTTGCTGATTGATAAGTATCCCAACAGTAGTCTTGTCACCTATGGACCGGAAGTTGGTCTTCCGGATGGCCAATTTGGAAATTCTGAAGTTGGGCACTTAAATTTGGGAGCAGGAAGAGTTGTATATCAGGATTTAGGTTTGATTGACAAGGCCTTCAAATCAGGAGAAATGTCGACTAATTCTGAATTCTTGGATTTAATTTCCTATTGTGAAAAACATGACAAACCTTTACATATTATTGGATTGGTCTCTGATGGTGGAGTCCATAGTCATATAAATCATCTGTTTGGATTAATAGATTTGCTGGAGGCCACAAAGGTTAAGACAATTTCAATTCATGCGATTCTTGATGGAAGGGATACTGATCCTCATTCCGGAATTCACTTTATCGAAAAAACCACAAACTATTTACAAGGAAAAAGGTCAAGAATTGTAAGCATCATTGGAAGGTATTTTGCTATGGACCGAGACAAACGTTGGGAAAGAACGAAAAAAGCATATGATCTATATATTCATGGAATTGGGAAAAAGACCAATGATTTTTGCAAAGCCATCATTGCCAGTTACGAAACGGGTACTACAGATGAATTTCTCGATGCATATTGCTCAATAAATCCTGTGAAAATAAATAACGAAGACGCAGTATTGTGTTTTAACTTCAGGACAGACAGATTGCGGCAATTAACAGAAGCTTTGACACAAAATGATTTTCCTGAATTTGATATGTCTGCGCATTCTTTGCATTATGTCACCATGACTAACTACAAAGAAGAATATAAAAATATTAGAGTTCTCTTTGGAAAACAAGATATTTTAGAGACATTGGGTGAAACACTTTCAAGATATGGATTAACGCAATTGCGGATTGCAGAAACTGAAAAATATCCGCATGTCAGCTTCTTTTTTAATGGTGGTAAAGAAAGCAAATTTGTGGGTGAGAGGAGGATCCTGATCCCTTCACCCAAAGTAGCTACCTATGATCTTCAACCTGAGATGTCAGCATCTACCTTAACCCAATCCTTATTGGAAGACATTCAAAATAATCATCCTGATTTTATTTGTATTAATTTTGCCAACGCTGATATGGTAGGACATACAGGGGTTTATAATGCGGTTGTCAAGGCAATTGAATCAGTTGACAGTTGCCTTGAAAAAATTATACCTTTTGCTCAATTAAATAATTATGAAATTATCATACTGGCCGATCACGGAAATGCTGAGTTTATGATTAATACAGATGGGAGTCCAAACACCGCCCACACCATGAATCCTGTACCTTGCATATTAATTAGTAATAATAAAACTTTAAAATTAAAAAATGGAAAATTGGCTGATATTGCCCCTACTTTGTTAAATCTAATGGAACTCCCTGTTCCGGAAAAAATGACCGGTAATTCGCTAATTTAA
- a CDS encoding cyanophycinase yields MEKLEFKGTLIPIGGNEDKGSGPNEMYTHDFIQQGILANVVKESGGNKAQIVVITTASRIPIEVGDNYLQAFGTLGCESIHIMDIRSRDEAQTSNNLKLIENADCLMFSGGDQSEIVKQIGQTKMHELLFRKLYESNFVLAGTSAGAMCMSHEMISGGSSPDALRKGNLKMKTGMGFVTHAVIDSHFIQRGRFGRLAEAMAQFPNLLGIGLAEDTAIIIKKSNECRVIGSGMVILFDAKKLTHNKFNILKNDTPLSIANLTTHILATGDRFNLGDGSIQILTQEEALMLESKGNLT; encoded by the coding sequence ATTTAAAGGTACACTTATCCCAATCGGAGGAAATGAAGACAAGGGAAGTGGACCTAATGAGATGTACACCCATGACTTTATTCAACAGGGCATTTTGGCAAATGTGGTTAAAGAAAGTGGTGGGAATAAGGCTCAGATAGTGGTGATTACAACGGCCTCAAGGATTCCAATTGAGGTAGGAGATAACTATTTACAGGCTTTTGGAACCCTCGGGTGTGAATCAATTCACATAATGGACATCAGATCGAGAGATGAAGCCCAAACAAGTAATAATCTGAAGCTAATCGAAAATGCTGATTGCCTCATGTTTTCCGGAGGCGACCAAAGTGAAATCGTAAAGCAAATAGGACAAACTAAAATGCATGAACTGCTTTTTAGAAAATTATATGAAAGTAATTTTGTTTTGGCGGGAACAAGTGCCGGAGCAATGTGCATGAGCCATGAGATGATATCTGGGGGATCCAGCCCCGATGCTTTGAGAAAAGGAAATCTAAAAATGAAAACTGGAATGGGATTTGTCACTCATGCGGTGATTGATTCACATTTTATCCAGCGGGGTCGATTTGGAAGATTAGCTGAAGCCATGGCCCAGTTCCCAAATTTGCTTGGTATAGGTTTGGCTGAAGATACCGCCATTATTATAAAAAAATCAAATGAGTGCCGGGTAATTGGCTCCGGAATGGTTATCCTTTTTGATGCAAAAAAACTTACTCACAATAAATTCAATATCCTGAAAAACGACACCCCCCTTTCCATTGCTAATTTAACGACTCATATTTTAGCAACCGGAGATCGTTTTAACCTGGGTGATGGATCAATTCAAATACTTACCCAGGAGGAAGCGCTTATGTTGGAATCAAAGGGAAACCTGACCTAA
- a CDS encoding DUF4783 domain-containing protein, with amino-acid sequence MKYLISVILLVCVMSVHAQTKHPAFDALGRGDLVALGAQLDERVEFCMNGKISYLDKTDVVKALKSFLDANPPKSCTPLHKGVSKGNESNYLIAQFSSTNGRNFRVFLYAEENTNGRYIQELKIDAQ; translated from the coding sequence ATGAAATACTTAATTTCTGTCATTTTGTTGGTATGTGTGATGAGTGTCCATGCTCAGACAAAGCATCCTGCATTCGATGCTTTAGGGCGTGGTGATTTGGTGGCTCTGGGAGCCCAGTTGGACGAGCGGGTTGAATTTTGTATGAATGGAAAAATATCCTATCTCGACAAGACAGATGTAGTAAAGGCCTTAAAGTCATTTTTAGATGCAAATCCCCCAAAATCATGTACTCCACTCCATAAAGGAGTTTCCAAAGGAAATGAGTCAAATTATTTAATTGCACAATTCTCAAGTACCAACGGACGAAATTTCAGGGTCTTTTTATATGCTGAAGAAAACACAAACGGCAGATACATACAAGAATTAAAGATTGATGCGCAATAG
- a CDS encoding Ig-like domain-containing protein — translation MFSISRKLYYILYVSVLFGGSCANIKNISGGPDDKIPPKILIEKSTPNYSKNFNSKKIIITFDEWITLNNPTQNIIISPPTTFPLKYKLNKKSLVIELNENEVLKDSTTYSINLGEAIKDLTAQNPATNIKYVFSTGNVIDSLQIKGSVRDPRTSKGQDKALVLLHSNLNDSAVSKLKPDYFSWTDKDGNFTLDHIRHGTYKIFTLLDKNQNYIYDQTAESIGFLNENLQLSDTSNNNILLWISQEKLPLTIKDFRTSQGKGVYIFNRSSGDLKLNIKNVSNKFIWNAKDSLVFWYESDTSSIAILQYENKFDTAILKSSLQNQTKLQKEILIPTSRFIKPGQPLRLLSKEAIIYIDSSKIKTLPPSNYTMTSNKDDPRIVEINFNFHNLTENTVVLDSFLTRSINGLYNSADTIKLNLISESSLSKIKVTLENLTKSSQYIFQILDKEKVLAERIFVAGNENEIINFKSVDPGKYNARLILDSNNNQEWDPVNYINKTYPEKIWNWPLEELRPDWEIEVTFNIK, via the coding sequence ATGTTTTCAATATCCAGAAAACTTTATTATATACTGTATGTCTCCGTACTTTTTGGGGGCTCTTGTGCAAATATCAAAAATATTTCCGGTGGACCGGATGATAAAATTCCTCCGAAAATTTTAATTGAAAAGTCAACACCGAATTATAGCAAAAATTTCAATAGTAAAAAAATAATCATAACATTTGACGAGTGGATCACTCTAAACAACCCAACTCAAAATATCATTATCTCACCTCCAACGACATTTCCTCTAAAATACAAGTTAAATAAAAAATCTTTAGTAATAGAGCTAAATGAAAATGAAGTGTTGAAAGATTCAACTACCTACTCGATAAACCTTGGGGAAGCAATTAAAGACCTAACTGCCCAAAATCCTGCAACGAATATTAAATATGTATTTTCCACAGGAAATGTTATAGATTCTCTCCAAATTAAAGGTAGCGTACGCGACCCTAGAACTTCAAAGGGCCAGGATAAAGCCTTGGTTTTACTTCATAGCAATTTAAATGATTCTGCAGTAAGTAAACTTAAACCGGATTACTTCAGTTGGACAGATAAAGATGGAAATTTTACTTTAGATCATATTCGACATGGAACTTATAAGATCTTCACACTCCTGGACAAGAATCAAAATTATATTTATGACCAAACTGCTGAGTCTATTGGCTTCTTGAATGAGAATTTGCAACTAAGTGATACTTCAAATAATAATATCTTACTCTGGATCTCTCAAGAAAAATTACCCCTGACTATTAAAGATTTTAGAACGAGCCAAGGGAAAGGCGTATATATTTTTAACCGAAGTTCCGGTGATCTTAAGTTAAATATAAAAAACGTATCAAATAAATTTATATGGAATGCAAAAGACAGTCTGGTATTCTGGTATGAATCTGATACCAGTTCAATTGCAATCCTTCAATATGAAAACAAATTTGATACTGCAATTCTTAAATCTAGTTTGCAAAACCAAACAAAACTGCAAAAGGAAATACTTATTCCAACATCCCGCTTCATAAAACCAGGTCAGCCTTTAAGACTCTTAAGTAAGGAGGCCATAATTTATATTGACTCTTCAAAAATTAAAACACTACCTCCATCTAACTATACAATGACCTCAAATAAGGATGATCCACGAATTGTTGAAATAAATTTCAATTTCCACAACTTGACTGAGAATACAGTTGTACTGGATTCATTTCTTACAAGGAGCATAAATGGGTTATATAATTCAGCCGATACAATAAAATTAAATCTAATTAGTGAAAGTAGTTTGTCCAAAATAAAAGTTACATTAGAAAATTTGACTAAAAGCTCACAATACATTTTCCAGATTTTGGATAAAGAAAAAGTTCTTGCTGAACGTATCTTTGTAGCTGGGAATGAAAATGAAATTATAAATTTCAAATCTGTTGACCCAGGAAAGTATAATGCCAGGTTGATACTGGACTCCAATAATAACCAGGAGTGGGATCCGGTAAATTACATCAATAAAACGTACCCGGAAAAAATCTGGAACTGGCCATTGGAAGAGCTCAGACCTGACTGGGAAATTGAAGTTACATTTAATATTAAATAA